A genome region from Myxococcales bacterium includes the following:
- a CDS encoding thrombospondin type 3 repeat-containing protein codes for MRRALCACASFLLLTVVACDDSPTQIIDAAVDSPMGSDGSVDTDSDGVPDSLDNCPQDANADQADGDGDTVGDVCDNCPQIANTDQADANSNGVGDACESGLDTDGDTIPDAVDNCPADANTDQANNDGDAQGDVCDPDDDNDTVLDTADNCPLAANTDQANHDTDTMGDACDDDDDGDTVADATDNCPAVSNPGQEDTDVRPDPVAVMGTFAPRPAPATVAVSGDDAVSGALPIGFTFEFFGAPVTTFNASTNGFITFGDTDNGCCSGQAIPDVAAPNGVIAAFWEDLNTGAGGTITYGTTGTSPSRELVVSFNAVAHYGGGNPVTAQIILHETTNEIEILCTACTSDGGQHTQGAENSTGTVAVGLPGRAGTSFSLTNDAVRILPASVTPDGVGDACDVCPTVADPAQTDGDGDGFGDACDVCPAVIDMAQLDGDGDGAGDACDNCPALANPTQADFNNDGMGDACQDTDSDTVLDDLDNCPADANTDQADSDGIEGPGDGVGDVCDNCPTLLNSDQADMDGDGVGDACEDSDGDGLFDSEDNCPAISNPTQDDGDGDGVGDVCDNCPTASNPTQADGNGNGVGDVCEDADGDGLFDAVDNCPAISNPTQDDLDGDGLGDACDPDLDGDGVANATDNCPAVANPGQADFDMDMIGDVCDDSDTDGVVDALDNCRSISNPTQQDGDGLEGGGDGVGTACDNCPLVANPTQLDTDGNGVGDACEGQTCATPVADGCLATEICGNGADDNCNGQSDEGCACTPGAVQSCFRGPPGRRDVGACIDGSQTCSTTGLTWGPCVGGLSPGAETCDGLDNTCNGCVDDAPGCGTVALACPAPGTLPDGAPFENYVIDATSFFAGTVTAWSWEVTGGPCDRLFLTTTSPVAQTFTLSGQNTPILTLRPSLSGDYTVKVRITSSTGEVFICTFIVHIANPGLRVELCSDRSGSTDIDLHLHRPGTTTDWFTATDDCYYSNCKAGSGTPPNWGYANSPLAECSGGPEGAQWTTLGYCRNPRLDIDSITNNGVPENINVDTPGNGETFRVMTHYYSGTGVVHPMINIYCGGELRGSYGAPGNQLTNFDTSGSSAGDMWRVVDATMMVIAGVTVGCDLTPLHPPAQTTGYWVTNDRLY; via the coding sequence ATGCGTCGCGCGCTCTGCGCGTGCGCCAGCTTCTTGTTGCTCACCGTCGTCGCCTGCGACGACAGCCCGACGCAGATCATCGACGCCGCGGTCGACAGTCCGATGGGCTCGGACGGCTCCGTCGACACCGACAGCGACGGCGTCCCGGACAGCCTCGACAACTGCCCGCAGGACGCCAACGCCGATCAGGCCGACGGCGACGGCGACACCGTCGGCGACGTCTGCGACAACTGCCCCCAGATCGCCAACACCGACCAGGCCGACGCCAACAGCAACGGCGTCGGCGACGCCTGCGAGTCCGGCCTCGACACCGACGGTGACACGATCCCGGACGCGGTCGATAACTGCCCGGCCGACGCCAACACCGACCAGGCCAACAACGACGGCGACGCCCAGGGCGACGTCTGCGACCCCGACGACGACAACGACACCGTCCTCGACACCGCCGACAACTGCCCGCTCGCGGCCAACACCGACCAGGCCAACCACGACACCGACACGATGGGCGACGCCTGCGACGACGACGACGACGGCGACACCGTCGCCGACGCCACGGACAACTGCCCGGCCGTGTCCAACCCCGGCCAGGAGGACACCGACGTCCGCCCCGATCCGGTCGCGGTCATGGGCACCTTCGCGCCGCGGCCGGCGCCGGCCACGGTGGCGGTCAGCGGCGACGACGCCGTGTCCGGGGCGCTGCCGATCGGCTTCACCTTCGAGTTCTTCGGCGCGCCGGTGACCACGTTCAACGCGTCGACCAACGGCTTCATCACCTTCGGCGACACCGACAACGGCTGCTGCTCGGGCCAGGCGATCCCGGACGTGGCGGCGCCCAACGGCGTGATCGCGGCGTTCTGGGAGGACCTCAACACCGGGGCGGGCGGCACGATCACCTACGGCACGACCGGCACCTCGCCCAGCCGTGAGCTGGTGGTGTCGTTCAACGCGGTCGCGCACTACGGCGGCGGCAACCCGGTCACCGCGCAGATCATCCTCCACGAGACCACCAACGAGATCGAGATCCTCTGCACCGCGTGCACCAGCGACGGCGGTCAGCACACCCAGGGCGCCGAGAACTCGACCGGCACGGTCGCGGTCGGCCTGCCGGGCCGGGCCGGGACCTCGTTCTCGCTGACCAACGACGCGGTCCGGATCCTGCCGGCGTCGGTCACCCCCGACGGCGTCGGCGACGCCTGCGACGTGTGCCCGACCGTGGCCGACCCGGCCCAGACCGATGGCGACGGCGACGGTTTCGGCGACGCCTGCGACGTGTGCCCGGCCGTGATCGACATGGCCCAGCTCGACGGCGACGGCGACGGCGCCGGCGACGCGTGCGACAACTGCCCCGCCCTCGCCAACCCGACCCAGGCCGACTTCAACAACGACGGCATGGGCGACGCCTGCCAGGACACCGACAGCGACACCGTCCTCGACGACCTCGACAACTGCCCGGCCGACGCCAACACCGACCAGGCCGACAGCGACGGCATCGAGGGCCCCGGCGACGGCGTCGGCGACGTCTGCGACAACTGCCCGACCCTGCTCAACAGCGACCAGGCCGACATGGACGGCGACGGCGTCGGCGACGCCTGCGAGGACAGCGACGGCGACGGCCTGTTCGACAGCGAGGACAACTGTCCGGCGATCTCCAACCCGACCCAGGACGACGGCGACGGCGACGGCGTCGGCGACGTCTGCGACAACTGCCCGACCGCCTCCAACCCGACCCAGGCCGACGGCAACGGCAACGGGGTCGGCGACGTGTGCGAGGACGCCGACGGTGACGGCCTGTTCGACGCGGTCGACAACTGCCCGGCGATCTCCAACCCGACCCAGGACGACCTCGACGGCGACGGGCTCGGCGACGCCTGCGACCCCGACCTCGACGGCGACGGCGTCGCCAACGCCACCGATAACTGCCCGGCCGTGGCCAACCCCGGCCAGGCCGACTTCGACATGGACATGATCGGGGATGTCTGCGACGACAGCGACACCGACGGCGTCGTCGACGCGCTCGACAACTGCCGGTCGATCTCCAACCCGACCCAGCAGGACGGCGACGGCCTCGAGGGCGGCGGCGACGGCGTCGGCACCGCCTGCGACAACTGCCCCCTGGTGGCGAACCCGACCCAGCTCGACACCGACGGCAACGGCGTCGGCGACGCGTGCGAGGGCCAGACCTGCGCCACGCCGGTGGCCGACGGCTGCCTGGCCACGGAGATCTGCGGCAACGGCGCCGACGACAACTGCAACGGCCAGAGCGACGAGGGCTGCGCGTGCACGCCCGGCGCGGTCCAGTCGTGCTTCCGCGGCCCGCCCGGCCGCCGCGACGTCGGCGCGTGCATCGACGGCAGCCAGACCTGCAGCACCACCGGCCTGACCTGGGGCCCGTGCGTCGGCGGCCTGTCGCCCGGCGCCGAGACCTGCGACGGCCTCGACAACACCTGCAACGGCTGCGTCGACGACGCGCCCGGCTGCGGCACCGTCGCGCTGGCCTGCCCCGCGCCGGGCACGCTCCCCGACGGCGCGCCGTTCGAGAACTACGTCATCGACGCGACGTCGTTCTTCGCCGGGACGGTCACGGCGTGGAGCTGGGAGGTGACGGGCGGCCCGTGCGATCGGCTGTTCCTGACCACCACCAGCCCGGTGGCCCAGACCTTCACGCTGTCCGGCCAGAACACGCCGATCTTGACCCTGCGGCCGTCGCTGTCGGGCGACTACACGGTCAAGGTCCGGATCACGTCGAGCACCGGCGAGGTCTTCATCTGCACGTTCATCGTGCACATCGCCAACCCCGGCCTCCGGGTCGAGCTGTGCTCGGATCGCTCGGGCTCGACCGACATCGACCTGCACCTGCACCGCCCCGGGACCACGACCGACTGGTTCACCGCCACCGACGACTGCTACTACAGCAACTGCAAGGCCGGCTCCGGCACCCCGCCCAACTGGGGCTACGCCAACAGCCCGCTGGCCGAGTGCTCGGGCGGGCCCGAGGGCGCGCAGTGGACCACGCTCGGCTACTGCCGCAACCCGCGCCTCGACATCGACAGCATCACCAACAACGGCGTGCCCGAGAACATCAACGTCGACACGCCTGGCAACGGCGAGACGTTCCGGGTGATGACGCACTACTACAGCGGCACCGGCGTGGTGCACCCGATGATCAACATCTACTGCGGCGGCGAGCTGCGCGGCAGCTACGGCGCGCCCGGCAACCAGCTCACCAACTTCGACACGTCGGGCTCGTCGGCCGGTGACATGTGGCGCGTCGTCGACGCGACGATGATGGTGATCGCGGGCGTGACGGTCGGCTGCGACCTGACGCCGCTGCACCCGCCGGCCCAGACCACCGGCTACTGGGTCACCAACGACCGCCTGTACTGA
- a CDS encoding bifunctional metallophosphatase/5'-nucleotidase, giving the protein MLGASAAGCTVEREAPDLVGQDVRLTVIHTSDMHSRLFPYDFVPNRFERDYGLQLVNKPFGGIARISSIVKQIRATSNRSLWLDSGDCFQGAPVFNLFKGEVEMRALSRAGMDAAVIGNHEFDLGAVNLYDQVANWAQFPLLAANYLFDDPTNPDAPSLRDVVQPYVVFDQDGLKIAVIGMANWSSMTGIFEGGNSLGIRPITDATAVDQYVRLLRPSVDLIVLVSHLGLDEDEGLAASEVQDENESLPLEGVDLILGGHLHIVTNPPKLIPSGDGLHNTVLVHSGAFAKFVGRLDLVVHVGEDNSDPAKRSRITSFTYDNLPVDSTTADDPEIAHVLEPYAQAIARDIDLDGVFAFVSASSKIIRNDLSGGDSQLGNLVARAMQTFSGVEAEFALTNSLGVRADFEQGKLTNEAMFNVFPFENSITVMYLSGSEIQETLDFVSRKSSERGCRTQGQVAGIWFDMVCRSTTCPDRDLTDDVVPSACAKNIWLGENCRGGNPDGPIDPTSNCRPVVPTGLYRVAVNDYISRGGSGFTVLKRNTSKQDTGIALRDALTVYLRNQAKCAPDAMDLITDPLNPATIVSRYGDVSCLGDMTEAHDGRIRPVFE; this is encoded by the coding sequence ATGCTGGGCGCTTCGGCGGCCGGCTGCACGGTCGAGCGCGAGGCCCCTGATCTGGTCGGGCAGGACGTCCGCCTGACCGTCATCCACACCTCGGACATGCACTCGCGGCTGTTCCCGTACGACTTCGTGCCCAACCGGTTCGAGCGCGACTACGGCCTGCAGCTCGTCAACAAGCCGTTCGGCGGCATCGCGCGCATCTCGTCGATCGTCAAGCAGATCCGCGCGACCTCGAACCGGTCGCTGTGGCTCGACTCGGGCGACTGCTTCCAGGGCGCGCCGGTCTTCAACCTGTTCAAGGGCGAGGTCGAGATGCGGGCGCTGTCGCGCGCCGGCATGGACGCCGCGGTGATCGGCAACCACGAGTTCGATCTGGGCGCGGTCAACCTCTACGACCAGGTCGCGAACTGGGCCCAGTTCCCGCTCCTGGCCGCCAACTACCTGTTCGACGACCCCACCAACCCCGACGCGCCCAGCCTGCGCGACGTCGTCCAGCCCTACGTCGTGTTCGATCAGGACGGCCTCAAGATCGCGGTGATCGGCATGGCCAACTGGTCGTCGATGACCGGCATCTTCGAGGGCGGCAACTCGCTCGGCATCCGCCCGATCACCGACGCCACCGCGGTCGATCAGTACGTCCGGCTGCTGCGGCCGTCGGTCGATCTGATCGTGCTGGTCAGCCACCTCGGCCTCGACGAGGACGAGGGCCTGGCCGCGAGCGAGGTGCAGGACGAGAACGAGTCGCTGCCGCTCGAGGGCGTCGACCTGATCCTGGGCGGCCACCTGCACATCGTCACCAACCCGCCCAAGTTGATCCCGTCGGGCGACGGCCTCCACAACACGGTCCTGGTCCACTCGGGCGCGTTCGCCAAGTTCGTCGGGCGGCTCGACCTGGTCGTGCACGTCGGCGAGGACAACAGCGACCCGGCCAAGCGCAGCCGGATCACCAGCTTCACCTACGACAACCTGCCGGTCGACAGCACGACCGCCGACGATCCCGAGATCGCCCACGTGCTCGAGCCCTACGCCCAGGCGATCGCCCGCGACATCGACCTCGACGGGGTGTTCGCGTTCGTCAGCGCCAGCAGCAAGATCATCCGCAACGACCTGTCGGGCGGTGACTCGCAGCTCGGCAACCTGGTCGCGCGCGCGATGCAGACGTTCTCGGGCGTCGAGGCCGAGTTCGCGCTGACCAACTCGCTCGGCGTCCGCGCCGACTTCGAGCAGGGCAAGCTGACCAACGAGGCGATGTTCAACGTGTTCCCGTTCGAGAACTCGATCACGGTCATGTACCTGTCGGGCTCGGAGATCCAGGAGACGCTCGACTTCGTGTCGCGCAAGTCGAGCGAGCGCGGCTGCCGGACCCAGGGCCAGGTCGCCGGGATCTGGTTCGACATGGTGTGCCGGTCGACGACCTGCCCCGACCGCGACCTGACCGACGACGTCGTGCCGTCCGCGTGCGCCAAGAACATCTGGCTGGGCGAGAACTGCCGCGGCGGCAACCCCGACGGGCCGATCGATCCGACCTCGAACTGCCGGCCGGTGGTCCCGACGGGCCTGTACCGGGTCGCGGTCAACGACTACATCTCGCGCGGCGGCTCCGGCTTCACGGTGCTCAAGCGCAACACCTCGAAACAGGACACCGGCATCGCCCTGCGCGACGCCCTGACGGTGTACCTGCGCAACCAGGCCAAGTGCGCGCCCGACGCGATGGATCTCATCACCGATCCGCTCAACCCGGCGACGATCGTGTCGCGCTACGGCGACGTGTCGTGCCTGGGTGACATGACCGAGGCCCACGACGGCCGCATCCGCCCGGTGTTCGAGTGA
- a CDS encoding insulinase family protein produces the protein MTIELRFHHGDAAALRGQAAVARLLGRMVTRGTKTRSFQQLEELEDRLTASVSVRSDAGTIAVSIETVRGSVPEVIALVSDLLKHPALAAKELEVVRQEEIGAVEEERQDPAQLAFRRFSQVLAPWPKDDPRATRSADDQIAALKAVTVSALAAYHARFWGGGHGEVTAVGDFDADALAVQLGAEFGTWTAKAAYARLADHAWQAAATAERIDTKDKEMAIILAGNELELDEDHADAPALAVASQILGGSTGSRLWMRLREHDGFSYGVWGGLTPGDLDPVGGVIMGAILAPQNLVKARAAMVEEVARLRDAGVTAAEVATARTSLLEQEDNALADDGALAQMLGRDRYLGRDFAWRRARRAAIAQVSAADVNRVIKRYLVPERLTWIEAGDLAKAK, from the coding sequence GTGACGATCGAGCTGCGCTTCCACCACGGCGACGCGGCGGCGCTGCGGGGCCAGGCCGCGGTCGCGCGGCTGCTCGGCCGCATGGTCACGCGCGGCACCAAGACCCGGTCGTTCCAGCAGCTCGAGGAGCTCGAGGATCGGCTGACCGCGAGCGTCAGCGTGCGCAGCGACGCCGGCACGATCGCGGTGTCGATCGAGACCGTGCGCGGGTCGGTGCCCGAGGTGATCGCGCTCGTGAGCGATCTGCTCAAGCACCCGGCGCTCGCCGCCAAGGAGCTCGAGGTGGTGCGGCAGGAGGAGATCGGCGCGGTCGAGGAGGAGCGCCAGGATCCAGCGCAGCTGGCGTTCCGGCGCTTCAGCCAGGTGCTCGCGCCCTGGCCCAAGGACGATCCGCGCGCGACCCGCAGCGCCGACGATCAGATCGCCGCGCTCAAGGCGGTGACGGTCTCGGCGCTGGCGGCGTACCACGCGCGGTTCTGGGGCGGCGGCCACGGCGAGGTGACCGCGGTCGGTGACTTCGACGCCGACGCGCTCGCGGTCCAGCTCGGCGCCGAGTTCGGCACCTGGACCGCGAAGGCCGCCTACGCGCGCCTGGCCGATCACGCGTGGCAGGCCGCGGCGACGGCCGAGCGCATCGACACCAAGGACAAGGAGATGGCGATCATCCTCGCCGGCAACGAGCTCGAGCTCGACGAGGATCACGCCGACGCGCCGGCGCTGGCGGTGGCGTCGCAGATCCTGGGCGGCTCGACCGGCTCGCGGCTGTGGATGCGCCTGCGCGAGCACGACGGCTTCTCGTACGGCGTCTGGGGCGGGCTGACGCCCGGCGATCTGGATCCGGTCGGGGGCGTGATCATGGGCGCGATCCTGGCGCCGCAGAACCTGGTCAAGGCTCGGGCGGCGATGGTCGAGGAGGTGGCGCGGCTGCGCGACGCCGGCGTCACCGCGGCCGAGGTCGCGACCGCGCGGACGTCGCTCCTCGAACAGGAGGACAACGCCCTGGCCGACGACGGCGCGCTGGCGCAGATGCTGGGGCGCGACCGGTACCTGGGGCGCGACTTCGCCTGGCGCCGCGCGCGGCGGGCGGCGATCGCGCAGGTCTCGGCCGCCGACGTCAACCGGGTGATCAAGCGCTACCTGGTGCCCGAGCGGCTGACCTGGATCGAGGCCGGCGACCTGGCCAAGGCCAAGTAG
- the pyk gene encoding pyruvate kinase: MRRAKIVCTLGPASNTAERIGELIDAGLDVVRLNFSHGAHADHAALLATVRAEADKRGRAIAILLDLQGPKIRVGKFADPAGVELKPGAPFTITTDTSVVGDVHRVSTTYGMLPRDVRVGDQILLDDGYLSLAVTSVSDREVATVVVAGGILKNNKGINLPGVAVSAPALSEKDKLDIEWGLRMGVDYVALSFVRTPEDVLEAKQLLTVDGVCIPVIAKIEKPQAVDRLGAIIAASDGIMVARGDLGVEMGPEKVPLIQKRIIDETNAHGKIVITATQMLESMIVQPRPTRAEASDVANAVLDGTDALMLSGETASGKYPVEAVRTMARIIGEIEQSAYYRQNLDLPQLDLAVSANAVAHAAVIAAKKMKARTIVVVSDSGGAARLMSEYRPEARIVALTTSDVQFRRLALVWGVTPVLITPSVSTEELIDGVEQILVARNLARSGDHVVITMGVPVGAGLSTNLLKIHQIA; the protein is encoded by the coding sequence ATGCGCCGCGCCAAGATCGTCTGCACCCTGGGCCCCGCCTCCAACACCGCCGAGCGGATCGGCGAGCTGATCGACGCCGGGCTCGACGTCGTGCGCCTCAACTTCTCCCACGGCGCCCACGCCGACCACGCGGCGCTCCTGGCCACGGTCCGGGCCGAGGCCGACAAGCGCGGGCGCGCGATCGCGATCCTGCTCGACCTCCAGGGCCCCAAGATCCGCGTCGGCAAGTTCGCCGACCCGGCCGGCGTCGAGCTCAAGCCGGGCGCGCCGTTCACGATCACCACCGACACCAGCGTCGTCGGCGACGTGCACCGGGTCTCGACCACCTACGGCATGCTGCCGCGCGACGTCCGGGTCGGCGACCAGATCCTGCTCGACGACGGCTACCTGTCGCTCGCGGTCACCTCCGTCAGCGACCGCGAGGTCGCGACCGTGGTCGTGGCCGGCGGGATCCTCAAGAACAACAAGGGCATCAACCTGCCCGGCGTCGCGGTGTCGGCGCCGGCCCTGTCCGAGAAGGACAAGCTCGACATCGAGTGGGGCCTGCGGATGGGCGTCGACTACGTCGCGCTGTCGTTCGTGCGCACCCCCGAGGACGTGCTCGAGGCCAAGCAGCTGCTCACCGTCGACGGCGTCTGCATCCCGGTGATCGCCAAGATCGAGAAGCCGCAGGCGGTCGACCGGCTCGGCGCGATCATCGCCGCGTCCGACGGCATCATGGTCGCGCGCGGCGATCTCGGCGTCGAGATGGGCCCGGAGAAGGTGCCCCTGATCCAGAAGCGGATCATCGACGAGACCAACGCCCACGGCAAGATCGTCATCACCGCGACCCAGATGCTCGAGTCGATGATCGTCCAGCCGCGCCCGACCCGCGCCGAGGCCAGCGACGTCGCCAACGCCGTCCTCGACGGCACCGACGCGCTGATGCTCTCGGGCGAGACCGCGTCGGGCAAGTACCCGGTCGAGGCGGTGCGCACGATGGCGCGGATCATCGGGGAGATCGAGCAGAGCGCGTATTACCGCCAGAACCTCGACCTGCCGCAGCTCGACCTCGCGGTCAGCGCCAACGCCGTGGCCCACGCCGCGGTCATCGCCGCCAAGAAGATGAAGGCCCGCACGATCGTGGTCGTGTCGGACTCGGGCGGCGCCGCCCGGCTGATGAGCGAGTACCGCCCCGAGGCCCGGATCGTGGCGCTCACCACCTCGGACGTGCAGTTCCGCCGCCTGGCGCTGGTCTGGGGCGTGACCCCGGTGCTGATCACGCCGTCGGTGTCGACCGAGGAGCTGATCGACGGCGTCGAGCAGATCCTGGTGGCGCGGAACCTGGCCCGGTCCGGCGATCACGTGGTGATCACCATGGGCGTCCCGGTCGGCGCCGGCCTGTCGACCAACCTGCTCAAGATCCATCAGATCGCGTAG
- a CDS encoding energy transducer TonB — MFDRALSPSSSPRWKTALLLATVAGHAAVLVVLVVSAFWKIDKVAYADRTDVRFAAKIDLPPPGGPPPGARLQVERPKAVAKVKPVVPVQPVHLEVTPPVVPTTGGGAQTVGTGGGGDNVGGDPASTEIGTGTCAQPPCGETPPVTKVTPPVVKVPPPVAVPPSVAAGLRIGGNDRIYPPDRVRVEMVHGDRDQLRGTFKLCVSATGVVDSVRVMQSTGYDDYDGALVAAMQAWRYRPYKVNGVPAPMCTVEIVIYRMKS; from the coding sequence ATGTTCGACCGCGCCCTCTCGCCCTCGTCGTCGCCGCGGTGGAAGACCGCGCTGCTCCTGGCCACGGTCGCCGGCCACGCCGCCGTCCTGGTCGTGCTGGTGGTGTCCGCGTTCTGGAAGATCGACAAGGTCGCGTACGCCGACCGCACCGACGTGCGGTTCGCGGCCAAGATCGATCTGCCGCCGCCAGGCGGGCCGCCGCCGGGCGCGCGCCTGCAGGTCGAGCGGCCCAAGGCGGTCGCCAAGGTCAAGCCGGTGGTGCCGGTGCAGCCGGTCCACCTCGAGGTCACGCCGCCCGTCGTGCCGACGACCGGCGGTGGCGCGCAGACCGTCGGCACCGGCGGCGGCGGCGACAACGTCGGCGGCGACCCCGCGTCGACCGAGATCGGCACCGGCACCTGCGCGCAGCCGCCGTGCGGCGAGACCCCGCCGGTCACGAAGGTGACCCCGCCGGTCGTGAAGGTGCCGCCGCCGGTGGCGGTGCCGCCGAGCGTCGCGGCCGGCCTGCGGATCGGCGGCAACGATCGCATCTATCCTCCCGACCGGGTGCGGGTCGAGATGGTCCACGGCGATCGCGATCAGCTGCGCGGGACGTTCAAGCTGTGCGTGTCGGCGACCGGCGTCGTCGACTCGGTCCGGGTGATGCAGTCGACCGGCTACGACGACTACGACGGCGCGCTGGTCGCCGCGATGCAGGCCTGGCGCTATCGCCCCTACAAGGTGAACGGCGTGCCGGCGCCGATGTGCACCGTCGAGATCGTGATCTACCGGATGAAGTCGTGA
- a CDS encoding protein kinase — MKATSATAEENLGIALGAVLVGKYRIDAILGQGGMGVVARATHLHLNETVAIKFLRADIAGDHEANQRFLREAHSAWKLKNEHVARVLDVGSVDDGLPYLVMEYLEGIDLDGMLEQSQRVSPPLAVEFIVQACEGLAEAHALGIVHRDVKPSNFFVTWRPDGSPLVKLLDFGISKVVDSLDVSLTQTQSMLGTPAYMSPEQMRSARTVDARTDVWSLGAVLFELIEGVRPFEAESFSEMCVKVAVDPPAPFTVPVPPGLDAVIRRCLEKKPDARYANVAEVAGALAPFARDPHAAAAAVERIERRLQRPSVPNLRLEGGSAPVAAARTDATPLPYAPRKTTPWAGGGAVASAAAATPTPWVAPASSAAMVPPVEDLTQTAFTTRPSAPITTPKRIGRIAAIAVVVAGIAIAAIALTAGGGSASAPAPGPASGSAPPPNTAGSAAGVDPTVGTAIGTAEPVGATANRDPDVAPATGSDAATGVGPITGSGAAGAAAGSATGTDPVVDPTAGSTAVVPTAGTGATGTTSSGKRNGKRGGKRGGGKRGGGAGSDAEIYGTRK, encoded by the coding sequence GTGAAGGCGACGTCGGCCACCGCCGAGGAGAACCTGGGCATCGCCTTGGGCGCGGTCCTCGTGGGGAAGTACCGCATCGACGCGATCCTCGGCCAGGGCGGCATGGGCGTGGTCGCGCGCGCCACCCACCTGCACCTCAACGAGACGGTCGCGATCAAGTTCCTGCGCGCCGACATCGCCGGTGATCACGAAGCCAACCAGCGGTTCCTGCGCGAGGCCCACTCGGCCTGGAAGCTGAAGAACGAGCACGTCGCGCGCGTGCTCGACGTGGGCTCGGTCGACGACGGCTTGCCGTACCTGGTGATGGAGTACCTCGAGGGCATCGACCTCGACGGCATGCTCGAGCAGAGCCAGCGGGTGTCGCCGCCGCTCGCGGTCGAGTTCATCGTCCAGGCCTGCGAGGGTCTGGCCGAGGCCCACGCCCTCGGGATCGTCCACCGCGACGTCAAGCCGTCGAACTTCTTCGTCACGTGGCGCCCCGACGGGTCGCCGCTGGTCAAGCTGCTCGACTTCGGCATCTCCAAGGTCGTCGACTCGCTGGACGTGTCGCTGACCCAGACCCAGTCGATGCTGGGCACGCCGGCGTACATGTCGCCCGAGCAGATGCGGTCGGCGCGCACCGTCGACGCGCGCACCGACGTGTGGTCGCTGGGCGCGGTGCTGTTCGAGCTGATCGAGGGCGTCCGGCCGTTCGAGGCCGAGAGCTTCTCCGAGATGTGCGTCAAGGTCGCGGTCGATCCGCCGGCGCCGTTCACCGTGCCGGTGCCGCCCGGTCTCGACGCGGTCATCCGCCGCTGCCTCGAGAAGAAGCCTGACGCGCGGTACGCGAACGTCGCCGAGGTGGCCGGCGCGCTGGCGCCGTTCGCGCGCGATCCGCACGCGGCCGCCGCCGCGGTCGAGCGGATCGAGCGCCGGCTGCAGCGCCCGTCGGTGCCGAACCTGAGGCTCGAGGGCGGCAGCGCGCCGGTGGCGGCGGCCCGGACCGACGCGACCCCGCTGCCGTACGCGCCCCGCAAGACCACGCCCTGGGCCGGCGGCGGCGCGGTCGCGTCCGCCGCCGCGGCCACGCCCACGCCCTGGGTCGCGCCGGCGTCGAGCGCGGCGATGGTGCCGCCGGTCGAGGACCTCACCCAGACCGCGTTCACCACCCGCCCGTCCGCGCCGATCACCACGCCGAAGCGGATCGGCCGCATCGCCGCGATCGCGGTGGTCGTCGCCGGGATCGCGATCGCCGCGATCGCCCTGACGGCGGGCGGCGGATCGGCCTCGGCGCCAGCGCCGGGGCCCGCCTCGGGCTCCGCACCGCCGCCCAACACGGCCGGCAGCGCCGCCGGGGTCGACCCGACGGTCGGCACGGCCATCGGCACGGCCGAGCCCGTCGGGGCCACGGCGAACCGCGATCCTGACGTCGCCCCGGCCACCGGGTCGGACGCGGCGACCGGCGTCGGCCCGATCACCGGCTCCGGCGCCGCAGGCGCGGCGGCCGGCTCGGCCACAGGGACCGATCCTGTCGTCGACCCGACGGCTGGCTCGACCGCGGTCGTCCCCACGGCGGGCACGGGCGCGACCGGCACGACCTCGTCGGGCAAGCGCAACGGCAAGCGCGGCGGCAAGCGCGGCGGCGGCAAGCGCGGCGGCGGCGCCGGGAGCGACGCCGAGATCTACGGCACGCGCAAGTAG